A region of the Marinimicrobium koreense genome:
GGGCATAGTGATCGTCGCCTCTTCCGGTAATGAAAACACCTCCGAGCCGCTGTTTCCCGCGAGCTACCCCACGGTCATTTCTGTGGGTGCGACCACCGCCGCTGGGCGACGTGCGCCCTATTCCAATTTCGGCGCAACGCTCGATCTGGTCGCGCCGGGAGGCTATCTGCAGGAAGACGCCAACGGTGATGCGATTCCCGACGGTATTCTCAGCACCAGTGCAGAGCGAGATGGTACGGGCGCCATTCAGCCCGGTTACAGCCTGTCCTACCAGGGCACCTCCATGGCGGCACCCCATGTGGCCGGGGTTGCGGCCTTGATGAAAGCCGTATACCCCGGGCTGACCGCCTCGGAATTTACTCAACTGCTGGAACAGGGGGAGCTAACCTCGGGGGATGGCACGCGCAGCGATGAGCTGGGCTATGGCCAGATTGACGCTGAGCGCGCTGTGGGCACCGCATTCGGTATCGCTAATGGCGATTTCGAATGGCCCGCGCGGGTGAACGTGCAGCCATCCCGGGTCAACCTGGGTACCACGTCGGAAACGCTGGTCGAATTGATCTCAGAGGGAGAGGGAGAGCCGGGCTCGATCACCGTTGACACCGAGGTACCCTGGCTGGCGGTCGAGCCTTTTGAGGTTGAGCCCAATGGCCTGGGCCGTTACCGGGTCAGCGTCGACCGCGCGTCCCTGGAAGACAGCCCGGGCTTTTATCGGGGTCGGGTGCTGTTTACCGTGGACAGCGACAGCACACTGACGTTGGAAGTCTTCATGGAGGTCGGCACGGTTTCAACCACCGGCCAGCTCACGCGAACCTACGTGCTGCTGATTGATCAGGACGACGCCGAAGGCACGGCCTACCAGGCGGTGGCCCTCCCCACGGACACCACCAACGAAGAAGCCACCTTCGAAATCACCGGAGTACTCCCGGGCCGCTACTCTGTGGTCGCGGGCTCCGATATCGACGCCGACGGCATCATCTGCCAGCTGGGCGAGCAGTGTGGGGCCTACCCCAGCCTGGAGCGTGAACAGATCATTGAGGTGACCGACGCCGACCGCACCGGGCTGGATTTCACCTTGGGTATTCTGGGGGGCCTGCTTGAATCCAGCTCCCAATCTCTGTCGGGCAACCCCGAGCCACCCGCAACCCACGTCAGGCAAGTGCCCCCACCCGAGCAGCGCCGACAAAGAAGCTCTCAAGAGTAATCATTTCCGGCCGCTAACCCTAAAGCAGGACGCCCCGCCATCAGGTCCATTAGCCCAAATTCTGGCCTGATACGGGGTTCGCTATGCTCCGAATCAGCGAACCTCAGGATTTTTATCACAATTTTTTCTAGAACATTCCGTGTCTGATCGGAACCACTGTGGCAAAATGCAAGAAAATACGCCACGGAGCACTTTCCGGATCAGCGGGAACAACGCGTCGGCCATTAATAGTAAAAATGAGGGTATCGTGAACAATCTATCGCTGAAATGGAAAATCCTTCTGAGTGTCACCCTGACCTGTATTCTGGCGGTTATCGTGACGACTGTGGTTACCGTCCGAGCCGGGCTTGCCACCACGGAAGAGACGATTATTGAAGACACTCGCACCCTGACCCAGGTCTTGGGCACGTCCAATATCGGTGCCATCAGCTTCGGAGACAGCACCACCGTCAAGGCATCGCTGGAAGCACTCACCGAAAGCGAGCGTATTCTGAACGCCGTGATCTACAGCAATGGCGAGCCGTTCGCCTGGTTTGTGCGCAATGCCGACGGTGACCAGCTGCCCAGCGATATTCCCCGCAGCCCACGTCAGGCGGGCATGCTGGAGCTGGATGGCGATATCGTCATGACCGAATCCATCATGGATGGCGACAACCGGATCGGCACTATTGCCGCCCGCGTGGACATGAGCGAGCTGGACAACCTGGTCGGCGAGGCCGTGGGCGATGCCGTCATCCTCATCATTGTGATCAGCATCATTGCCGCGTCGATTGCCTACCTGGTTCAGGCAAGCATTACCAAGCCGGTCAATCAGGTGGTACGGGCGCTGCGTGATATCTCCGAAGGCGAGGGCGACCTGACCCGGCGCCTGCCGGTCAGCGGCAGTGATGAAATTGCAGAGTTGGCCACCTGCTTCAACACCTTTGTGGAGCGTCTGCACAGCATCATCGCCAGTGTGGCCGACACCGCCCAGGAAGTCAGCGAAAACGCCCATATGGTGTCCCAGCTGTCCAACGAAAACGAAAACGCCATCAAGAACCAGCAAGCCGAAATCGAGCAGGTGGTGGTGGCCATCAAGCAGATGGCCAATGTGGTGCAGGACGTAACCGAGAGCGTCAGCGAAACCGCCGAGAAGGCGCACCAGGCCGATCAGTCCGCCGCCAATGGCAAGCAGGTGGTGAATGCTACCACCCGCCAGATCGAGAACCTGGCCTCGGAAATCCGCCGGGCCGCCGAAGTCATCGACCGGCTGAACAAAGAAACCGTCAGCATCGGCTCGGTACTCGATGTGATCCGTGGAGTGGCCGAACAGACCAACCTGCTGGCCCTGAACGCCGCTATTGAGGCCGCCCGCGCCGGCGAGCAAGGTCGTGGCTTTGCGGTGGTGGCCGATGAAGTGCGCACCCTCGCCTCGCGCACCCAGAGCTCCACCACCGAAATTCAGGAGATGATCGAGCGCCTGCAGGTGGGTGCCAAAGAAGCCGTGGAAATGATGGCCGAGGGTACCAGCCAGGCGGAAGCATCGGTGGAGAAAGCCGGTGAAGCCACCAGTTCCCTGGTGGATATTACCGAGCTGGTCAGCGTGATTCGCGATCGCACCAACCA
Encoded here:
- a CDS encoding methyl-accepting chemotaxis protein, with amino-acid sequence MNNLSLKWKILLSVTLTCILAVIVTTVVTVRAGLATTEETIIEDTRTLTQVLGTSNIGAISFGDSTTVKASLEALTESERILNAVIYSNGEPFAWFVRNADGDQLPSDIPRSPRQAGMLELDGDIVMTESIMDGDNRIGTIAARVDMSELDNLVGEAVGDAVILIIVISIIAASIAYLVQASITKPVNQVVRALRDISEGEGDLTRRLPVSGSDEIAELATCFNTFVERLHSIIASVADTAQEVSENAHMVSQLSNENENAIKNQQAEIEQVVVAIKQMANVVQDVTESVSETAEKAHQADQSAANGKQVVNATTRQIENLASEIRRAAEVIDRLNKETVSIGSVLDVIRGVAEQTNLLALNAAIEAARAGEQGRGFAVVADEVRTLASRTQSSTTEIQEMIERLQVGAKEAVEMMAEGTSQAEASVEKAGEATSSLVDITELVSVIRDRTNQVAVASEEQSSATQQIEGNIDSISQVALSTAESSSRINSNTSSLAETAEKLTSLVNRFKL